Proteins found in one Loxodonta africana isolate mLoxAfr1 chromosome 21, mLoxAfr1.hap2, whole genome shotgun sequence genomic segment:
- the LOC135228377 gene encoding large ribosomal subunit protein uL23-like: protein MRSNDNSSLFTKMAPKAKKETPAPPKTEAKAKALKAKKAVLKGVHSHKKKKICTSPTLRRPKTPRLRRQHKYPRKSAPRRNKLDHYAIIKFPLTTESAMKKTDDNNTLVFIVDVKANRHQIKQAVKKLYDIDVAKVNTLIRPNGEKKAYVRLAPDYDALDVANKIGII, encoded by the coding sequence atgagatcaaatgacAACAGCAGCCTTTTTACGAAGATGGCGCCGAAAGCTAAGAAGGAAACCCCTGCCCCTCCCAAAACTGAAGCCAAAGCAAAGGCGTTGAAGGCGAAGAAGGCAGTGCTGAAAGGCGTCCATagccacaaaaaaaagaagatcTGCACTTCCCCCACCTTGCGGCGGCCCAAGACACCGAGGCTGCGAAGGCAGCACAAATATCCTCGGAAGAGCGCCCCCAGGAGAAACAAgcttgaccactatgccatcatCAAGTTCCCTCTGACCACTGAGTCAGCCATGAAGAAGACAGACGATAACAACACACTTGTGTTCATTGTGGACGTCAAGGCCAACAGGCACCAGATCAAACAGGCTGTGAAGAAGCTCTATGACATTGATGTGGCCAAGGTCAACACCTTGATTAGACCCAATGGAGAGAAGAAGGCGTATGTTCGACTGGCTCCTGACTATGATGCTTTGGATGTTGCCAACAAAATTGGGATCATATAA